A window from Kovacikia minuta CCNUW1 encodes these proteins:
- a CDS encoding carboxymuconolactone decarboxylase family protein: MSDLIEYEAACDEVRVVYDDIRATRQTEYINNFWKAIANHPPTLRRTWNTVKEVMTGPGQLDPFVRELIYIAVSVTNGCEYCIASHIAAARTKGMDDELLGELLAIVATANATNRLANGYQIPIDAQFKPEAAKQ, translated from the coding sequence ATGAGCGATTTAATTGAGTACGAAGCCGCCTGTGATGAGGTGCGTGTAGTTTATGACGATATCCGCGCTACCCGTCAGACGGAATACATCAACAATTTTTGGAAGGCGATCGCCAACCATCCCCCTACCTTAAGGCGAACCTGGAACACCGTAAAAGAGGTTATGACAGGTCCAGGGCAACTCGATCCATTCGTGCGAGAGCTGATTTATATTGCCGTGAGTGTAACCAATGGCTGTGAATATTGCATTGCATCCCACATCGCCGCAGCTCGTACCAAAGGCATGGACGATGAACTCTTAGGCGAATTGCTGGCGATCGTGGCAACAGCAAACGCCACAAATCGTCTTGCGAATGGCTACCAGATTCCAATTGACGCCCAGTTTAAGCCAGAAGCAGCGAAGCAGTAA
- a CDS encoding MliC family protein, which translates to MLPLGSLPFRTRALSQPEPDPSPTPQPAPSEPAPAKPASAQPKVINSVRYKCDAGKSFDAVYYSNQTVKATFGSKVITLPQVESGSGIRYSNGSVTLHGKGDTAFVEVGDRVLFDNCVVSGSVPALW; encoded by the coding sequence GTGTTGCCATTGGGGTCGCTTCCCTTTCGTACCAGAGCGCTATCCCAACCAGAGCCGGACCCCTCTCCCACCCCTCAACCAGCCCCCTCTGAACCAGCCCCTGCCAAACCAGCCAGTGCTCAGCCCAAGGTCATCAACAGTGTCCGTTACAAGTGCGATGCGGGGAAAAGTTTCGATGCTGTTTACTATTCAAATCAGACTGTAAAAGCAACCTTTGGCAGCAAAGTCATCACACTCCCCCAGGTTGAGTCCGGCTCTGGCATCAGATACAGCAACGGCAGCGTCACGCTTCACGGCAAAGGAGATACAGCTTTTGTGGAAGTGGGTGACAGAGTCCTTTTCGACAACTGTGTGGTTTCAGGATCGGTGCCAGCGCTTTGGTAG
- a CDS encoding fructosamine kinase family protein — MSNDQWKPIAAHIGQVTGQPFEVSDRRSVGGGCINRGYALSDGSRTFFVKLNQASQIAMFEAEAAGLQEMQATRTIRVPTPICYGMAGSDSYIVLEWIDLGQGGSRPWREMGRQLAAMHQKTIRSGFGWDRDNTIGSTPQINRWTKSWTEFWVDCRINYQLRLANRRGGHFPNHGNLLEAIPKLLAGYTPQPSLVHGDLWSGNAAIAQSGDPVIFDPATYYGDREVDLAMTELFGSFPTEFYWGYNEVFPLDVGYKRRKTLYNLYHILNHFNLFGGSYESQANRMIQQIVAEVR; from the coding sequence ATGAGCAATGACCAATGGAAACCCATTGCTGCCCACATCGGGCAGGTGACTGGACAGCCATTTGAGGTCAGCGATCGCCGATCGGTGGGGGGTGGCTGCATTAATCGGGGTTACGCGCTTTCCGATGGGAGCCGCACCTTTTTTGTCAAACTCAACCAGGCAAGTCAGATTGCCATGTTTGAGGCAGAGGCAGCAGGCTTACAAGAAATGCAGGCGACCCGAACGATTCGGGTGCCGACGCCGATTTGCTATGGAATGGCTGGTTCAGACAGCTACATTGTGCTGGAATGGATTGATTTGGGGCAGGGAGGCAGTCGTCCCTGGCGGGAAATGGGGCGGCAACTGGCGGCAATGCACCAGAAAACGATCCGTTCAGGTTTCGGTTGGGATCGAGATAATACGATCGGTTCAACGCCCCAAATTAATCGCTGGACAAAAAGCTGGACTGAGTTTTGGGTGGATTGCCGAATTAACTATCAACTACGGCTGGCAAACCGTAGAGGGGGGCATTTCCCAAATCACGGAAATCTACTGGAGGCGATTCCCAAACTGCTGGCGGGCTATACGCCCCAACCCTCACTGGTACACGGCGATTTATGGTCTGGGAATGCCGCGATCGCCCAATCCGGTGATCCGGTGATTTTTGATCCAGCAACCTATTACGGCGATCGGGAGGTGGATCTTGCCATGACCGAACTATTTGGCAGTTTCCCAACGGAATTCTACTGGGGCTACAACGAAGTCTTTCCGCTGGATGTCGGTTACAAACGACGCAAAACCCTCTACAACCTGTACCACATCCTCAACCACTTCAACCTTTTCGGTGGCAGCTACGAATCCCAGGCAAACCGCATGATTCAGCAAATTGTAGCTGAAGTCAGGTAA
- a CDS encoding PH domain-containing protein — protein sequence MGLISGLLGNASEVSSEKIDKLFNEVLIEHEQVEKAYQLIRDIFVFTNKRLILVDKQGITGKKVEFLSIPYSKITKFSKESAGHLDLDAELKIWVGSDPAPIVREFRKTVNINEVYAVLSKYVLN from the coding sequence ATGGGGCTAATTTCGGGCTTGCTGGGTAACGCTTCAGAAGTGTCCAGTGAGAAAATTGACAAACTCTTTAATGAGGTATTGATCGAGCATGAACAAGTTGAGAAGGCATATCAGTTGATCCGAGACATTTTTGTATTCACGAATAAACGCCTGATTCTAGTCGATAAGCAAGGTATTACAGGGAAAAAAGTTGAGTTTCTCTCGATCCCCTACTCAAAGATCACAAAGTTTTCAAAAGAAAGTGCTGGCCATCTCGACCTAGATGCCGAGTTAAAGATATGGGTTGGTAGTGATCCAGCCCCTATTGTTAGGGAATTTAGGAAGACGGTGAACATTAATGAGGTTTATGCTGTTTTGAGCAAATATGTTCTGAATTAG
- a CDS encoding PDDEXK family nuclease, protein MTVAKNPSPIRVETGQGDIRTIQWGRTWEQFKHLQKGFENTRGVRLFYYNGTIEILMPGEAHQLFKSIIGFLVETFLFNREIEFKPTGSMTQEKEGIASTEADESYEIEGFKLSIEVNFTSSDVSKLKRYQALDVHEVWIWEDGVLAVYHLQSGEYKKVDRSLIPALSAIDLKLMSECILIGETSRIKAAKKLLESSRSL, encoded by the coding sequence ATGACAGTCGCCAAAAACCCGTCACCCATTCGAGTTGAAACAGGTCAAGGAGATATCCGCACGATTCAGTGGGGAAGAACTTGGGAGCAGTTCAAGCACCTGCAAAAAGGTTTTGAGAACACCCGTGGGGTCAGGCTGTTCTATTACAATGGTACGATCGAAATTCTTATGCCTGGTGAAGCACACCAGTTGTTCAAAAGTATCATTGGCTTTCTGGTAGAAACGTTTCTGTTTAATCGTGAGATCGAATTCAAGCCTACAGGATCAATGACCCAGGAAAAAGAAGGGATTGCTTCTACTGAGGCAGACGAATCTTACGAAATTGAAGGATTTAAACTGTCGATTGAAGTCAATTTCACCAGTAGTGATGTCTCAAAACTAAAGCGTTATCAAGCCCTGGATGTCCATGAGGTTTGGATTTGGGAAGACGGGGTATTAGCTGTTTACCATCTCCAATCTGGTGAATACAAAAAAGTGGATCGTAGTCTCATTCCGGCGCTTTCTGCGATCGATCTCAAGCTGATGTCGGAGTGCATCCTGATCGGAGAAACTTCCAGAATCAAGGCTGCTAAAAAGCTGCTAGAGTCTTCCCGTAGCTTGTAG
- a CDS encoding aldo/keto reductase, which translates to MKIASTSGLVAAGVTVLEGVVKPIFASNELAQGTTQQGGMIYRTLGRAKEKISVIGLGGHHIGRPKDEQEGIRIIRSAIDRGINFMDNCWDYHNGGSEIRMGKALQGGYRDKAFLMSKIDGRTKAAAARQIDESLKRLQVDTIDLMQHHEVIRMEDPDRIFAAGGAQEAILEAQKAGKIRYIGFTGHKDPLVHLRMLEIAAQNNFRFDAVQMPLNVMDAHFRSFERQVLPRLIKDEIAVLGMKSMGDSYILKSNVVKPIECLHYAMNLPVSTVITGMENLQLLDQAIAAVQSFKPMDQSQVAALLERTRETALKGQSELYKTSNRFDGTAKNPEWLG; encoded by the coding sequence TTGAAGATCGCTTCTACCTCAGGGTTAGTTGCCGCAGGCGTCACGGTTTTAGAAGGAGTTGTTAAGCCAATTTTTGCCAGTAATGAGCTGGCTCAGGGTACAACTCAACAGGGTGGCATGATCTACCGAACCCTGGGGCGGGCAAAGGAAAAAATTTCTGTCATTGGCTTGGGCGGACACCACATTGGACGACCGAAAGACGAACAGGAAGGGATCAGAATTATCCGCAGTGCGATCGACCGGGGCATCAATTTTATGGACAACTGCTGGGATTACCACAACGGAGGCAGCGAAATCCGCATGGGTAAAGCGCTTCAGGGTGGCTACCGGGACAAAGCATTTCTCATGAGCAAAATTGATGGTCGCACAAAGGCAGCGGCGGCTCGACAAATTGACGAATCTTTGAAACGATTGCAAGTCGATACGATCGATTTAATGCAACACCATGAAGTGATTCGGATGGAAGATCCCGATCGCATCTTTGCTGCGGGTGGGGCGCAGGAGGCAATCTTAGAGGCACAAAAAGCAGGCAAAATCCGCTACATCGGGTTTACAGGTCACAAAGACCCGCTGGTTCATCTCAGGATGTTGGAAATTGCCGCCCAAAATAACTTCCGTTTCGATGCGGTACAGATGCCGTTGAATGTGATGGATGCCCACTTTAGAAGTTTTGAACGGCAAGTGTTGCCCAGGTTGATTAAGGATGAGATTGCTGTGTTGGGGATGAAGTCAATGGGAGATTCATACATCCTCAAAAGCAATGTGGTGAAACCGATCGAGTGTCTCCACTATGCAATGAATTTGCCCGTTTCAACCGTGATTACAGGCATGGAGAATTTGCAACTTCTCGACCAGGCGATCGCTGCTGTGCAATCGTTTAAGCCCATGGATCAATCCCAGGTCGCAGCGTTGCTGGAGCGAACTCGTGAAACCGCATTAAAAGGACAATCCGAACTGTACAAAACAAGCAATCGATTTGACGGAACCGCCAAAAATCCAGAGTGGCTAGGATAG
- the xrtO gene encoding exosortase O translates to MTSSNLVRLNTRSQPLSKLEQMGTGALLLSWLLLNGTSLFWLVQTVQEISSFNQILLLAGVAFLLIQGVRHRQQFQFSAVPTLRWMPLVLLLSSALGTIAARWFLILDQVPVVFALLGTYGLLGLFLEPGIWRKGLPIGVAISLILPFGAQYTTGLGFPARILTAHLVEFLLKTWKVVALSSEDIIVLDTGIARVDLPCSGLRSLWTGTLFFLITTWLERRQFGLRWLVIFLANLGMLVIINVARVLTLVLVAQGWQQSALAEILHVPLGVIGFMAACGFTLLLLRWVPRQATSVQPESGQANDPSNSVSNSKISFLLTACFLALMLVPHPPTVAALPDLTRLNWSIAAQPQAIPLTPTEQEFFATDPRVVVSKQRFNDGGLTGSVLFVASPRLQMHHAPELCLIGSGFHLDHMISQLFEAGLSARWLSLDQKKQTAVYWFQSPQQTTGDFLTRFWQEASRQQSSWTLVSILFDDFHPPTDPKLQAIVTEIYRSLNQTLQKA, encoded by the coding sequence ATGACCAGCAGTAACCTGGTTCGTTTGAATACTCGATCGCAGCCCCTTAGCAAGCTAGAACAAATGGGCACAGGGGCACTGCTCCTAAGCTGGCTATTGCTAAATGGGACTTCATTGTTCTGGTTGGTGCAGACTGTTCAAGAAATTTCTTCCTTCAATCAGATCCTGTTGCTGGCTGGAGTTGCATTTCTGTTGATTCAGGGGGTTCGCCATCGACAACAGTTCCAATTCTCGGCAGTTCCAACGCTTCGTTGGATGCCACTGGTCTTACTGTTGAGCAGTGCCCTGGGAACGATTGCCGCCCGCTGGTTCCTCATCCTCGATCAAGTGCCTGTGGTATTTGCGTTGCTGGGCACCTATGGGTTGCTGGGGTTGTTTCTGGAGCCTGGAATCTGGCGCAAAGGGTTACCCATTGGGGTTGCGATCTCGCTCATTTTGCCATTTGGAGCGCAATACACAACTGGGTTAGGGTTTCCAGCTCGCATTTTGACTGCCCACCTGGTTGAATTTTTGCTCAAAACCTGGAAGGTGGTGGCACTGTCCTCAGAAGACATTATTGTGCTGGATACGGGCATTGCGCGGGTAGACTTGCCCTGTAGTGGGCTGAGAAGTCTGTGGACTGGCACATTATTTTTCTTGATCACAACCTGGCTGGAACGGCGACAGTTCGGACTGCGTTGGTTGGTAATATTCCTCGCAAATTTGGGGATGCTGGTAATCATCAACGTTGCCCGCGTCCTGACATTGGTTTTGGTCGCCCAGGGGTGGCAGCAATCTGCTCTGGCAGAGATTCTGCATGTCCCTCTGGGAGTGATTGGATTCATGGCTGCTTGCGGTTTCACGTTGTTGCTGCTTCGCTGGGTTCCACGACAGGCGACTTCAGTTCAGCCCGAATCTGGTCAGGCAAACGACCCCTCAAACTCGGTTTCCAACTCCAAAATTTCCTTTCTGCTTACCGCCTGCTTCCTGGCACTGATGCTAGTTCCTCACCCCCCCACTGTGGCTGCGCTACCCGATCTAACAAGGTTGAACTGGTCGATCGCCGCTCAGCCCCAGGCGATCCCACTGACACCCACCGAACAGGAATTTTTTGCCACTGATCCCAGGGTGGTTGTAAGTAAGCAGCGCTTCAACGATGGGGGATTAACCGGATCGGTGCTGTTCGTCGCCAGCCCTCGTTTACAGATGCACCACGCACCAGAGCTTTGTTTGATTGGTAGTGGGTTTCATCTCGATCACATGATTTCACAGTTGTTTGAGGCGGGACTGTCGGCACGCTGGCTGTCGCTGGATCAGAAAAAGCAAACGGCGGTCTACTGGTTCCAGTCACCCCAGCAAACAACGGGAGATTTTTTGACCCGATTCTGGCAAGAAGCTTCCCGGCAGCAGTCATCCTGGACGCTGGTTTCAATCTTGTTTGATGACTTCCATCCTCCCACCGATCCAAAGCTGCAAGCGATCGTCACAGAGATCTATCGATCGCTGAATCAGACCCTCCAAAAAGCCTGA
- a CDS encoding TIGR02921 family PEP-CTERM protein: MNKLFAVFFWIFNATLLLIVYLGVLPFVGLALLNDAATGQVPLNFLVTFVGLVGVPITCSIAGFRTTVRQPILLFELFYGIEAPLLIVCIARFFWLRDLTPPTTFLLLALLVGTIATGHWLLSRRENLLRVNLWHLAGQVLVLTIALYLAALLSFYVLPTIAVVLEASPILLPYALLLLPLTVLILGICTLPFGVVVMYGRSLHSTLKQLGTRYGEWQVRAFSAAVLAGGLGIFLLLQQQPQIAAFRLLNPAPQTDQQRQAVLQKSDVIRNGLLNAYLSAYRYPRSNNGEMQSLYQSTLHVSDAIGQTVQNGFNTLMAPFTYQGTQADIDKAAQLYAQFFDAPILRGEHTAIQKALQSTFDRGAAKAGLDNINQKRVWLEEQHVTVTPQGDWAEVEIYEVYQNKTNLPEEVLYYFSLPESAAVTGLWLSDEATVPKKYPFAIAPRGAAQQVYSNQVQRNVDPALLEQVGPQQYRLRAFPVPVVPPVSASSVGQQKLYLWLRYKVLKQPSGWQLPELREQRNIFWTGATKRLINGKTVSGSDRWLPTTLPAENTPPTSHQMTLPWGAHVLAMPMPQTDYQPPQGKRFAVILDGSRSMEAQRQEVIESFRWLKDKILPQNSVDLYLPAIAPTPPLRIDHLQQSNFDPAKLVFYGMVQPKDLLAQFQQLRGERQYDAILVITDAGSYELNNDTKLAGKMPAPLWFVHLGGLALAYDDATLKAIQDSNGGAATQVQTVMQRIATQPSRGEGTSFLNLVDGYAWFLTREGTSSSKESTHQEFGALAARQWATHLSRYLQPSQMKELDAIHAAAKQYGIVTPYSSMIVLVNNQQRQELKQAEQQTDRFDREVEDAQLPPPPKSNISAVPEPAEWLLLLAAAGTISVANWVRNKQEAGGRRQKMLS; this comes from the coding sequence ATGAACAAACTATTCGCTGTTTTTTTCTGGATCTTCAACGCGACGCTGCTACTTATTGTTTACCTGGGAGTTTTGCCTTTTGTGGGGTTGGCACTTTTAAACGATGCCGCCACAGGGCAGGTGCCGCTCAATTTTCTGGTTACGTTTGTTGGGTTGGTCGGAGTTCCCATAACCTGCTCGATTGCGGGCTTCCGAACCACAGTGCGACAACCAATACTGCTGTTTGAGCTATTCTATGGCATCGAGGCACCGCTGTTGATCGTCTGTATTGCCCGCTTTTTCTGGTTGCGCGACCTGACACCGCCGACCACATTTTTGCTATTAGCCCTGCTGGTGGGCACGATCGCTACCGGGCACTGGCTCCTGAGTCGGCGCGAAAATCTGCTGCGGGTGAACCTCTGGCATTTAGCGGGTCAGGTGCTGGTGTTGACCATTGCCCTCTATCTTGCAGCGCTCCTTTCCTTCTACGTGCTACCTACGATCGCGGTTGTTTTGGAAGCATCGCCGATTCTGCTGCCCTATGCCCTTTTGCTACTGCCCTTGACCGTTCTGATCCTTGGCATCTGCACCTTGCCATTTGGCGTGGTCGTCATGTACGGGCGATCGCTGCACAGCACCCTGAAGCAACTGGGTACCCGCTATGGCGAATGGCAGGTAAGGGCATTTTCGGCAGCCGTTTTAGCCGGTGGGTTGGGAATCTTTCTGCTCTTGCAGCAGCAACCTCAAATTGCAGCGTTTCGTCTGCTCAACCCAGCACCACAGACCGATCAGCAGCGTCAAGCCGTGCTGCAAAAATCGGATGTCATCCGCAATGGCTTACTGAATGCCTACCTGTCTGCCTACCGCTATCCGCGATCGAACAATGGTGAGATGCAAAGTCTTTACCAAAGTACACTCCACGTTTCAGACGCGATCGGGCAAACCGTTCAGAATGGATTCAATACCCTGATGGCTCCGTTTACCTATCAGGGCACCCAGGCAGACATCGACAAAGCCGCCCAGCTCTACGCTCAGTTTTTTGATGCGCCCATTCTGCGAGGAGAGCACACTGCCATTCAAAAAGCCTTACAGTCTACCTTCGATCGAGGTGCGGCAAAAGCAGGGCTGGATAACATCAACCAGAAGCGGGTGTGGCTAGAAGAACAGCATGTCACGGTTACACCCCAGGGAGACTGGGCAGAGGTGGAAATTTATGAAGTGTATCAAAACAAGACGAACCTGCCGGAAGAAGTTCTCTACTACTTCTCATTGCCAGAAAGTGCCGCTGTTACCGGCTTGTGGCTAAGTGACGAGGCAACAGTTCCCAAAAAGTATCCGTTTGCGATCGCGCCTCGCGGAGCGGCGCAACAGGTCTACTCTAACCAGGTGCAGCGCAACGTCGATCCCGCATTACTGGAGCAGGTTGGTCCCCAACAGTATCGGTTACGGGCGTTTCCGGTGCCAGTCGTACCGCCCGTATCTGCTTCGTCAGTGGGGCAGCAAAAGCTATACCTCTGGTTGCGCTACAAGGTGCTGAAGCAACCGTCTGGTTGGCAGTTGCCAGAACTACGAGAACAGCGCAATATTTTCTGGACAGGTGCAACGAAACGCCTGATTAATGGCAAAACGGTGTCAGGCTCAGATCGATGGTTGCCCACGACCCTTCCGGCTGAAAACACACCACCCACTTCGCATCAAATGACCCTACCCTGGGGTGCCCATGTGCTGGCAATGCCCATGCCCCAAACGGATTACCAGCCCCCGCAGGGTAAGCGGTTTGCCGTGATTCTGGACGGGTCTCGCAGTATGGAAGCCCAGCGGCAGGAAGTTATCGAGAGTTTCCGCTGGCTAAAAGACAAAATTCTGCCTCAAAATAGTGTGGATTTATATCTCCCAGCGATCGCCCCCACCCCACCGCTGCGAATTGATCATCTTCAACAAAGCAATTTTGATCCAGCCAAACTGGTTTTCTATGGTATGGTGCAGCCCAAGGATCTGCTGGCGCAGTTCCAGCAGTTGCGGGGAGAACGCCAGTACGACGCCATTCTGGTAATCACCGATGCTGGCAGTTATGAATTGAATAATGACACCAAACTAGCAGGGAAAATGCCAGCTCCACTCTGGTTTGTCCACCTGGGTGGGCTAGCACTCGCCTACGATGACGCGACTTTAAAGGCAATCCAGGATAGTAACGGTGGTGCAGCCACCCAGGTTCAAACGGTAATGCAACGAATTGCCACACAACCGTCGCGGGGTGAGGGCACCTCATTTTTGAACCTGGTCGATGGCTATGCCTGGTTCCTCACCAGGGAGGGCACTTCATCTTCCAAGGAGTCTACCCATCAGGAGTTTGGGGCACTGGCTGCCCGTCAGTGGGCAACTCACCTGAGCCGTTACCTGCAACCGAGCCAGATGAAGGAGTTAGATGCAATTCATGCGGCTGCAAAGCAATATGGTATTGTGACCCCCTACTCATCGATGATTGTGCTGGTGAACAATCAACAGCGCCAGGAGCTGAAACAGGCGGAACAACAGACCGATCGCTTCGATCGCGAGGTAGAAGACGCCCAACTGCCCCCACCCCCCAAGTCTAATATTAGTGCTGTGCCCGAACCTGCCGAGTGGCTGTTGTTGCTTGCCGCAGCAGGAACGATCTCAGTTGCCAACTGGGTGAGGAATAAGCAGGAGGCAGGAGGCAGGAGGCAGAAGATGTTATCGTGA
- a CDS encoding dual specificity protein phosphatase family protein has translation MNAVRPWLYIGKYSETLDLIGLQHIGIQAILHLVERVTHPNITVLYLPIEDGVPLAHDLLQQGIDFIKLAYQQQRCLLVACGAGISRSATFAIIALKEIEQCSLWDAYTQVKQQHLDTVPHMALWESLCTHYNEPIPYIKLIRYARIQSSMHKEHP, from the coding sequence ATGAATGCTGTCCGACCATGGTTGTATATTGGCAAATATAGCGAGACACTCGACCTTATAGGCTTGCAGCACATTGGTATTCAGGCGATTTTACACCTGGTGGAACGGGTGACGCACCCCAACATTACAGTTCTGTATTTGCCGATTGAAGATGGTGTGCCCCTCGCTCACGATCTTCTCCAGCAGGGTATAGACTTCATTAAACTCGCCTACCAGCAGCAGCGTTGCCTGCTCGTTGCATGCGGTGCTGGTATTAGTCGTTCAGCAACATTTGCCATCATCGCCTTGAAAGAAATTGAGCAGTGTTCACTCTGGGATGCCTATACTCAGGTAAAACAGCAGCATCTTGATACAGTGCCCCATATGGCATTATGGGAGTCGTTATGCACCCACTACAATGAGCCAATTCCATACATTAAGCTGATTCGGTATGCCCGTATCCAGTCCAGCATGCACAAGGAGCATCCATGA
- a CDS encoding ABC transporter ATP-binding protein — protein MRGGGPIVAAEQKASQQLPTLRRFLQYLQPYRKETPIALLMVMIGAATQSLGPFLLGWSIDHLIAYSNLQGLMLLLGLLAIVYLVGNWAIRQQIWRVGSIMQRLLAQLRQDIFIKIQSLPLSFFDRSEAGDLMSRLLNDVNTVNQAFGQTIAQMLGNFFSLIGIVIAMLAINLQLGLLSNLVVPLMIFTTGLFARWARARFRVTRQTIGELSARLEEDISSVREAQAFNRVQLNIEEFDLLNAANRDANVQAVAITAAFLPSIDFLNTLATAGVLAYGGYLAVTGAATVGVVTSFLLYVQQFFRPIQILSQFYTQAQSAIAGLERIFLLLDEPSQLNDAPDAIALPLVEGEVTFEDVSFGYTPDQLVLRNVNLHAQPGQMVALVGPTGAGKSTIINLILRFYDVSRGCRQN, from the coding sequence ATGAGGGGTGGGGGGCCGATAGTCGCAGCGGAACAAAAAGCGAGTCAACAACTGCCCACCCTGCGGCGGTTTCTGCAATACCTGCAACCTTACCGGAAAGAAACTCCGATCGCCCTGCTGATGGTGATGATTGGAGCGGCAACCCAATCCCTGGGTCCGTTTTTGCTGGGTTGGTCGATCGACCACCTGATCGCCTATAGCAACTTACAGGGGCTAATGCTGCTGCTGGGGCTGCTGGCGATCGTCTACCTGGTTGGTAACTGGGCAATCCGACAGCAGATTTGGCGGGTTGGCTCCATCATGCAGCGATTGCTGGCTCAACTGCGGCAGGATATTTTCATCAAAATTCAAAGTTTACCGCTTAGCTTTTTTGACCGCAGTGAAGCGGGTGACTTGATGAGCCGCTTGTTAAATGATGTCAACACGGTTAACCAGGCGTTTGGACAAACGATCGCCCAAATGTTGGGTAATTTCTTCAGCCTGATTGGGATTGTTATTGCCATGCTGGCAATTAATCTGCAACTTGGCCTGTTGAGTAACCTCGTTGTGCCGCTGATGATTTTCACCACAGGCTTGTTTGCCCGCTGGGCAAGAGCCAGATTTCGTGTGACTCGCCAGACGATCGGGGAACTTTCTGCCCGCCTGGAAGAGGATATCAGCAGTGTGCGGGAGGCACAGGCATTCAACCGGGTGCAGCTCAACATTGAAGAATTTGATTTGCTCAACGCGGCGAATCGGGATGCTAATGTTCAGGCGGTCGCTATCACCGCGGCATTTCTGCCGTCGATCGACTTTCTCAATACCCTGGCGACCGCGGGTGTGCTGGCTTATGGGGGCTATCTCGCCGTTACAGGAGCGGCAACGGTAGGGGTTGTTACTTCCTTCTTACTCTACGTGCAGCAGTTTTTTCGCCCCATTCAAATTCTAAGCCAGTTTTATACCCAGGCACAGTCGGCAATTGCAGGTTTAGAACGAATTTTTCTGTTGCTGGATGAACCCTCCCAACTGAACGATGCCCCCGATGCGATTGCCCTGCCCCTGGTTGAGGGTGAAGTCACCTTCGAGGATGTATCCTTTGGCTACACCCCTGACCAACTGGTTCTGAGAAACGTCAACCTGCATGCCCAACCAGGTCAGATGGTGGCGCTGGTTGGACCCACCGGAGCCGGAAAGAGCACGATCATCAACCTGATTCTGCGCTTTTATGATGTCTCGAGGGGGTGCCGTCAAAATTGA
- a CDS encoding ABC transporter ATP-binding protein — protein MMSRGGAVKIDGIDVRSVTQASLRHQIGIVLQDNILFSGTVADNIAFGVPSATQAEIEAAAQLANVHDFITSLPQGYTTQLGERGAPLSQGQRQLISIARAVLINPRILILDEATSSIDTRTEALVQAAIARLLQNRTSFVIAHRLSTVAQADQVLVIQQGQIAEQGSHAELLEKQGVYANLYALQLGVGSGE, from the coding sequence ATGATGTCTCGAGGGGGTGCCGTCAAAATTGATGGCATCGATGTTCGCAGTGTCACCCAGGCAAGTTTGCGCCATCAGATTGGAATTGTTTTGCAGGATAATATTCTATTTAGTGGCACCGTGGCTGACAACATTGCCTTTGGAGTGCCCAGCGCCACCCAGGCGGAAATTGAAGCAGCAGCCCAGCTGGCAAATGTGCACGACTTTATCACATCCCTGCCCCAGGGCTACACCACCCAGCTGGGAGAACGGGGTGCCCCCCTGAGCCAGGGACAGCGCCAACTGATCAGCATTGCCCGTGCGGTTCTGATTAATCCCCGGATTCTAATTTTGGATGAAGCCACCAGTAGCATTGACACCCGCACAGAAGCTCTGGTTCAAGCTGCGATCGCCCGCCTGCTGCAAAACCGCACCAGTTTTGTGATTGCCCACCGTCTCAGCACGGTTGCCCAGGCAGACCAGGTACTCGTCATCCAGCAGGGACAAATTGCGGAACAGGGCAGTCACGCAGAACTATTGGAGAAGCAGGGCGTCTATGCCAATCTTTATGCACTTCAGTTGGGAGTAGGGAGTGGGGAGTAG